From a region of the Agrobacterium larrymoorei genome:
- the betC gene encoding choline-sulfatase, with protein sequence MTRPNILILMVDQFNGTFCPDGPADFLHAPHLKALAQRSVRFANTYTASPLCAPARASFMSGQLPSRTRVYDNAAEFASDIPTYAHHLRSAGYHTALSGKMHFVGPDQLHGFEERLTTDIYPADFGWTPDYTKPGERIDWWYHNLGSVTGAGTAEITNQMEYDDEVAYHATRKLYDLSRRLDDRPWCLTVSFTHPHDPYVARRKYWDLYEDCPALDPEISALPFDEMDPHSRRLLEACDHENFDITAEHIRRARRGYFANISYVDDKIGEILDVLKRTRMEEDTIVLFLSDHGDMLGERGLWFKMCFFEGSARVPLMISAPGWAAGRIDRPVSTLDVTPTLCALAGIDIASLKQWTDGEDLSGLACGTGTREPVPMEYAAEGSIAPLVAIRDGQYKLTICEADPPMLFDLASDPNELINLADDPQYGEVLVALKAQVDHRWNLSSFDAAVRESQARRWVVYKALRNGQYYPWDYQPLQKASERYMRNHMDLNVLEENQRYPRGE encoded by the coding sequence GTGACGCGCCCGAATATTCTCATCCTCATGGTCGACCAGTTCAACGGCACGTTTTGCCCGGATGGACCGGCGGATTTTCTCCACGCACCGCATCTCAAAGCGCTGGCGCAGCGCTCGGTCCGCTTTGCCAACACCTATACTGCAAGCCCGCTCTGCGCTCCGGCGCGCGCCTCCTTCATGTCCGGGCAGTTGCCAAGCCGCACCCGCGTTTACGACAACGCCGCAGAATTTGCGTCCGATATCCCCACCTACGCGCATCATCTGCGGTCGGCCGGATACCACACGGCGTTATCGGGCAAGATGCATTTCGTCGGCCCGGACCAGTTGCACGGCTTCGAGGAGCGTCTGACGACGGATATCTATCCGGCAGATTTCGGCTGGACGCCGGATTACACGAAACCGGGTGAGCGGATCGATTGGTGGTACCACAATCTGGGCTCGGTAACGGGTGCAGGCACTGCCGAAATCACCAACCAGATGGAATATGACGACGAGGTTGCCTATCACGCCACCCGCAAGCTCTACGATCTGTCACGCCGCCTCGATGACCGGCCATGGTGCCTGACGGTAAGCTTTACGCACCCGCATGATCCTTACGTGGCGCGACGCAAATATTGGGATTTGTACGAGGATTGCCCAGCGCTTGACCCGGAGATCAGCGCCCTGCCCTTCGATGAGATGGACCCGCATTCCCGGCGCCTGCTGGAAGCCTGCGATCATGAAAATTTCGATATCACGGCGGAGCATATCCGCCGGGCGCGGCGCGGTTATTTCGCCAACATCTCTTATGTGGATGACAAGATCGGCGAGATTCTCGATGTTCTGAAGCGCACGCGGATGGAGGAAGACACGATCGTACTCTTCCTCTCCGACCATGGCGATATGCTCGGCGAGCGCGGGCTCTGGTTTAAGATGTGCTTTTTCGAAGGTTCAGCGCGTGTACCGCTGATGATTTCCGCACCCGGTTGGGCGGCTGGCCGCATCGACCGACCGGTTTCCACGCTGGACGTGACGCCGACGCTCTGCGCCCTGGCAGGGATAGATATCGCATCGCTGAAGCAATGGACGGATGGTGAGGACCTGAGCGGACTTGCATGTGGAACCGGGACTAGAGAGCCGGTTCCAATGGAATATGCCGCCGAAGGCTCCATCGCACCGCTGGTCGCCATCCGCGACGGGCAGTACAAGCTGACAATCTGCGAGGCCGATCCGCCGATGCTGTTCGATCTGGCGAGTGACCCGAACGAACTGATCAATCTGGCCGATGATCCGCAGTATGGTGAAGTCCTTGTCGCGCTGAAGGCGCAGGTGGATCACCGCTGGAATCTATCGAGTTTCGACGCTGCCGTGCGCGAAAGCCAGGCACGGCGATGGGTGGTCTACAAGGCGCTGCGCAACGGGCAATATTACCCTTGGGATTACCAGCCGCTGCAAAAGGCTTCGGAGCGCTATATGCGCAACCACATGGATCTGAACGTGCTGGAGGAAAACCAGCGCTATCCGCGCGGCGAGTGA
- a CDS encoding choline ABC transporter substrate-binding protein, whose amino-acid sequence MTYISRLLQLSAGLLLSAASIATPALAADDASACKTIRLSDPGWTDITATNGTASFVLEALGYTPDVKTLSVPIGYQSMKNGEIDVFLGNWMPAQKAFVDDLNSAKAVEVLGKNLEGAKFTLAVPTYVADMGIKNLADLQKHASEFDNKIYGIEPGAPANQNIQKMIAANDFGLKDWEVVESGEQAMLSQVERAEKSKKPIVFLAWAPHPMNEKFKIEYLAGGDAYFGPNFGGAEVYTLARTGWPEQCPNAAKLFKNIKFDISMENQLMGAILDGQDAKAAAGTWLKENPKVLDGWLNGVTTLDGKPADAAVKAALGL is encoded by the coding sequence ATGACATATATTTCCCGACTGCTTCAGCTGTCTGCAGGGCTTCTCCTGTCTGCCGCTTCAATCGCTACTCCGGCCCTCGCCGCCGATGATGCCAGCGCCTGCAAGACCATTCGCCTCAGCGATCCGGGCTGGACGGACATCACCGCCACCAACGGAACGGCATCCTTCGTTCTCGAGGCTTTGGGGTACACGCCAGACGTCAAGACGCTCTCCGTGCCCATCGGCTACCAGTCGATGAAGAATGGCGAGATCGACGTCTTCCTTGGCAACTGGATGCCCGCGCAGAAGGCTTTCGTGGATGATCTGAACTCCGCCAAGGCCGTGGAAGTTCTCGGCAAGAACCTCGAAGGCGCGAAGTTTACGCTCGCCGTTCCGACCTATGTCGCCGATATGGGCATCAAGAATCTGGCGGACCTGCAGAAGCATGCATCCGAATTCGACAACAAGATTTACGGCATCGAGCCCGGCGCACCGGCAAACCAGAACATCCAGAAAATGATTGCCGCCAATGACTTCGGCCTGAAGGATTGGGAAGTTGTCGAATCAGGCGAGCAGGCGATGCTCTCTCAGGTGGAACGCGCAGAAAAAAGCAAGAAGCCCATCGTCTTCCTCGCCTGGGCTCCGCATCCGATGAACGAGAAATTCAAGATCGAATATCTCGCGGGCGGCGATGCCTATTTCGGCCCGAATTTCGGCGGTGCGGAGGTCTATACGCTGGCCCGCACCGGCTGGCCGGAGCAATGCCCGAATGCGGCCAAGCTGTTCAAGAACATCAAGTTCGACATCAGCATGGAAAATCAGCTGATGGGCGCCATCCTCGACGGTCAGGATGCCAAGGCTGCTGCCGGAACATGGCTGAAGGAAAATCCGAAGGTTCTGGATGGCTGGCTGAACGGCGTCACCACGCTGGACGGCAAGCCCGCAGATGCCGCCGTCAAGGCCGCACTCGGTCTCTGA
- a CDS encoding queuosine precursor transporter codes for MPYLRQTFIYVALMTLVVVASNILVQYPLSGTLFGINLGDLLTWGAFTYPIAFLVTDLTNRQFGPSIARRVVLAGFVVGVTLSFWTSIPRIAVASGTAYLVGQLLDISVFNRLRRQSWWQAPLAGSMIGSVLDTALFFSIAFAASFAFIGPNDAFAIETAPVLGIFSMEAPRWVSWALGDLSVKITVGLFMLLPYGALMNTLKPMPPARSA; via the coding sequence ATGCCTTACCTGCGCCAGACATTCATCTACGTCGCTCTGATGACCCTCGTCGTCGTTGCCTCGAACATTCTCGTTCAATACCCGCTTTCCGGCACACTGTTCGGCATCAATCTCGGTGATTTGCTGACCTGGGGAGCGTTTACCTATCCGATCGCCTTTCTGGTCACGGACCTCACCAACCGGCAGTTCGGCCCCTCCATCGCGCGCCGCGTGGTGCTGGCCGGTTTCGTCGTCGGTGTCACCCTGTCCTTCTGGACATCGATCCCGCGTATCGCCGTCGCATCCGGCACGGCCTATCTCGTCGGCCAGCTGCTCGATATTTCGGTCTTCAACCGTCTTCGTCGCCAGAGCTGGTGGCAGGCGCCGCTGGCTGGCTCTATGATCGGCTCGGTTCTGGATACGGCCCTGTTCTTCTCCATCGCCTTTGCCGCAAGCTTCGCCTTCATCGGCCCGAACGATGCTTTCGCCATCGAGACCGCACCCGTTCTCGGCATCTTCTCCATGGAAGCGCCGCGCTGGGTTTCCTGGGCGCTGGGTGATCTTTCGGTCAAGATAACGGTCGGCCTGTTCATGCTGCTGCCTTACGGCGCCTTGATGAACACGCTGAAGCCAATGCCTCCGGCGCGCTCGGCGTAA
- the rpmB gene encoding 50S ribosomal protein L28 has product MSRVCELTGKGVQTGNNVSHANNKTKRRFLPNLCQVTLISDALGQRFRLRVSAAALRSVEHRGGLDAFLLKSAENDLSMRARLLRRQIAKKTAEAA; this is encoded by the coding sequence ATGTCCCGTGTATGCGAATTGACCGGCAAGGGCGTCCAGACGGGCAACAACGTCAGCCACGCCAACAACAAGACCAAGCGCCGGTTCCTCCCGAACCTTTGCCAGGTTACCTTGATTTCCGATGCTCTCGGCCAGCGTTTCCGTCTGCGCGTTTCCGCAGCCGCTCTGCGCTCCGTCGAACATCGTGGCGGCCTCGATGCCTTCCTTCTGAAGTCTGCCGAAAACGATCTCTCGATGCGCGCTCGTCTGCTGCGTCGCCAGATCGCAAAGAAGACTGCTGAAGCCGCTTAA
- a CDS encoding DUF3108 domain-containing protein, which produces MIVSASRLFAVAAFTLASVSPSFSAESRHDSEYSIALGVLPIARASFSTKMDGTAYSISGSFSSAGLASVLKDISGRTTVSGAKRGNRMQANEYSLVYKDGKRTRTYDVQYRNGNVTSTTVDPAPKSKPDNWVDVKDRDLRSVLDPISGLIFPVGGRICPSRLPIYDGESRLDLVLSSGGTKPFKTQGFSGDAVVCNMRYVPKSGFRKGRKDIEYLKSISMEIWFAKANNMEVYAPVYARIPTKVGQVYITATKYGG; this is translated from the coding sequence ATGATCGTCAGTGCATCAAGACTTTTTGCCGTCGCCGCCTTCACGCTGGCCAGCGTCTCGCCGTCATTTTCGGCAGAATCACGCCATGACAGCGAATATTCCATCGCGCTTGGCGTTCTGCCGATTGCGCGGGCCAGTTTCTCGACGAAAATGGACGGCACGGCCTACTCCATTTCCGGCTCCTTCAGCTCTGCGGGACTTGCCAGCGTGTTGAAGGATATTTCCGGCCGCACCACGGTTTCCGGCGCAAAACGCGGCAACCGCATGCAGGCAAACGAATATTCACTGGTCTATAAGGACGGCAAGCGCACACGCACCTATGATGTGCAGTACCGCAACGGCAACGTCACCTCCACCACCGTCGATCCCGCGCCGAAATCCAAGCCGGACAATTGGGTGGACGTGAAGGACCGCGACCTGCGCTCGGTGCTGGACCCCATCTCCGGCCTGATCTTCCCCGTCGGCGGCCGCATTTGCCCCAGCCGCCTGCCAATCTATGACGGCGAATCGCGGCTCGACCTGGTGCTGAGCTCCGGCGGAACCAAACCTTTCAAGACACAAGGCTTCTCTGGCGATGCCGTCGTCTGCAACATGCGCTACGTGCCAAAATCCGGCTTCCGCAAGGGGCGTAAGGATATCGAGTATCTGAAATCCATTTCCATGGAAATCTGGTTCGCCAAGGCCAATAATATGGAAGTCTACGCGCCGGTCTATGCGCGCATCCCGACGAAGGTGGGGCAGGTTTATATTACGGCGACGAAGTATGGTGGGTGA
- the ribB gene encoding 3,4-dihydroxy-2-butanone-4-phosphate synthase — MTISKIEDAIAAISRGEMVIVVDDEDRENEGDIIAASETITPGQIAFMMNHARGLICVAMEGERLDELELPLMVPRNTEFHKTAFTVSVDYIPGTTTGISAHDRAKTVQALVTKGTKPDDFARPGHIFPLRANPKGVLGRTGHTEAAVDLCRLAGKAPSGTICEVANDDGTMARLPDLETFADRHGLLLVTIKDLVDYITAREAEERKQVA, encoded by the coding sequence ATGACGATTTCGAAAATTGAAGACGCGATTGCGGCAATCTCACGCGGTGAAATGGTCATCGTGGTGGATGACGAGGATCGTGAGAATGAAGGCGATATCATCGCCGCCTCCGAAACGATCACCCCCGGCCAGATCGCATTCATGATGAACCACGCCCGCGGCCTCATCTGCGTTGCCATGGAAGGCGAGCGACTGGACGAGCTGGAACTTCCCTTGATGGTTCCGCGCAACACCGAATTCCACAAGACGGCCTTCACCGTTTCCGTGGACTACATCCCCGGCACCACAACGGGCATTTCCGCCCATGATCGCGCTAAAACCGTGCAGGCGCTGGTGACCAAAGGCACGAAGCCGGACGACTTCGCCCGCCCCGGCCACATCTTCCCCCTGCGCGCCAATCCCAAGGGCGTACTGGGCCGCACCGGCCACACGGAAGCCGCAGTCGATCTCTGCCGCCTCGCCGGCAAAGCCCCCTCCGGCACCATCTGCGAAGTCGCCAACGACGACGGCACCATGGCCCGCCTCCCCGACCTCGAAACCTTCGCCGACCGCCACGGCCTGCTGCTGGTAACGATCAAGGACCTGGTAGACTACATCACCGCCCGCGAAGCTGAAGAGCGTAAGCAGGTGGCTTGA
- a CDS encoding efflux RND transporter permease subunit has product MAQLFIKRPILAWVFALFISIAGVIAIPFLPIAQYPKVAPPQLTISTSYPGASPQEIYQGVTRLIEDELNGVEGLMYFESTSDTSGQVSINATFQAGTNINQASVDVQNAIRRVEARLPSAVASQGVTVEEAASGFLMFITLTSTDGTMDEVALGDYLNRNVLGELRRIEGVGRAQLFSAQRAMRVWIDADKLVGLNLTAADINSAITAQNAQVAAGQIGAAPNPISQDLTATVLVKGQLTDTEEFGNIVLRANPDGSSVRLKDVARIELGAETYNFSSRLNGQPSAAVGIQLSSTGNAVATSTAVTAKLEELSRFFPSGVAYSVPYDTSPFVSASIEKVLHTLVEAIILVFVVMFVFLQNFRYTVIPTLVVPVALLGTCAIMYATGFSINVLTMFAMVLAIGILVDDAIVVVENVERIMAEEGLSPKAATQKAMRQITGAILGITLVLACVFIPMAFFPGSTGIIYRQFSLTMVVSILFSAFLALSLTPALCATFLKPIPKGHHEKRGIGGWFNRKFDGLTDGYTKTAMGAARRAGRMMVVYLALLAGLGYLFISLPSAFVPDEDQGFLIVDIQGPPEASANRTIASVKQIEKIFSAEPAVKDIVAIQGFSFSGNGANAALAFVTLKDWSERGAGNSAQDVANRANMQLFGLKDATTFALSPPPIEGFGTSGGFSFRLQDRNGIGQAALSAAAAELMQKAGQSPILTGMRIEGLPDAAQVLLVIDREKANTFGVTFADINNTITANLGSSYINDFPNSGRMQRVIVQAQDRDRLQVEDLLKLNVRNSSGGMVPLSSFAIAQWQKGSPQVVGYNGYPTIRIAGAPAPGNSTGAAITEMERIASELPAGIGYEWTGQALEEIKSGSQAPFLFGLSILFVFLLLAGLYESWSIPLAVMLVVPLGVIGSVIAVTVMGMPNDIYFKVGLIAIIGLSAKNAILIVEFAKDYYAEGKSLLESAVEAARVRFRPIIMTSLAFTLGVVPLAIATGPSAASQNAIGTGVLGGMISATILAVFFVPAFFVFVLKLMRTKRPVTDEDKDEAAPASPAPHAS; this is encoded by the coding sequence ATGGCACAGCTATTCATCAAACGGCCGATCCTTGCCTGGGTTTTCGCGCTGTTCATCTCCATTGCGGGCGTCATCGCCATTCCTTTCCTGCCGATTGCGCAGTATCCGAAAGTGGCACCGCCGCAGCTGACGATTTCGACCAGCTATCCCGGCGCTTCGCCGCAAGAAATCTATCAGGGCGTCACCCGCCTCATCGAAGACGAGTTGAACGGCGTCGAAGGCCTCATGTACTTCGAATCCACCTCGGATACGTCGGGCCAGGTCTCGATCAACGCCACCTTCCAGGCGGGCACGAACATCAATCAGGCCTCGGTGGATGTGCAAAACGCCATCCGCCGCGTCGAAGCACGCCTCCCCTCCGCCGTCGCCTCTCAGGGCGTAACGGTGGAAGAAGCGGCCTCGGGCTTCCTGATGTTCATCACACTCACCTCCACGGACGGAACCATGGATGAGGTCGCCCTTGGCGATTACCTCAACCGCAACGTCCTTGGCGAACTGCGCCGTATCGAAGGTGTCGGGCGTGCGCAGCTCTTCTCGGCTCAGCGCGCCATGCGCGTCTGGATCGATGCCGACAAGCTCGTCGGCCTCAACCTCACCGCAGCTGACATCAACAGCGCGATCACCGCGCAGAACGCACAGGTCGCCGCAGGCCAGATCGGCGCTGCGCCCAATCCGATCTCGCAGGATTTGACCGCCACCGTCCTCGTCAAGGGACAGCTGACGGATACCGAAGAGTTCGGCAACATCGTCCTTCGCGCCAACCCGGATGGCAGTTCCGTGCGCCTGAAGGATGTGGCGCGCATCGAGCTCGGTGCCGAAACCTACAACTTCTCCAGCCGCCTGAACGGACAGCCGAGTGCCGCCGTCGGTATTCAGCTCTCGTCCACGGGCAACGCCGTCGCCACCTCGACAGCCGTCACGGCAAAGCTGGAAGAACTGTCACGCTTCTTCCCCTCCGGCGTCGCCTATTCCGTACCTTATGACACCAGCCCCTTCGTCTCGGCCTCCATCGAAAAGGTGCTGCACACGCTGGTCGAAGCCATCATCCTCGTTTTCGTGGTGATGTTCGTCTTCCTGCAGAACTTCCGCTACACGGTCATTCCCACGCTCGTCGTGCCGGTGGCGCTGCTCGGCACCTGCGCCATCATGTATGCGACAGGCTTCTCCATCAACGTGCTGACCATGTTCGCCATGGTGCTCGCCATCGGTATCCTCGTGGATGACGCCATCGTCGTGGTGGAAAACGTCGAACGCATCATGGCCGAGGAAGGGCTTTCTCCGAAAGCCGCCACGCAGAAGGCCATGCGCCAGATTACCGGCGCCATTCTGGGCATCACGCTGGTTCTTGCCTGCGTGTTCATTCCCATGGCCTTCTTCCCCGGCTCTACCGGCATCATTTACCGCCAGTTCAGCCTGACCATGGTCGTGTCGATCCTGTTCTCGGCCTTCCTCGCCCTGTCGCTTACCCCGGCGCTTTGCGCCACCTTCCTCAAGCCCATCCCCAAGGGTCATCATGAGAAGCGCGGCATTGGCGGCTGGTTCAATCGCAAGTTCGATGGCCTGACGGATGGCTACACCAAGACCGCCATGGGCGCTGCCCGCCGTGCGGGCCGCATGATGGTGGTCTATCTCGCGCTTCTCGCCGGTCTCGGCTACCTCTTCATCAGCCTTCCAAGCGCCTTCGTGCCGGATGAAGATCAGGGCTTCCTGATCGTGGATATTCAGGGCCCGCCAGAGGCCAGCGCCAACCGCACGATTGCCTCGGTCAAGCAGATCGAAAAAATCTTCTCCGCAGAACCTGCGGTCAAGGATATCGTCGCGATCCAGGGCTTCAGCTTCTCCGGCAACGGCGCAAATGCCGCACTTGCCTTCGTCACCCTGAAGGACTGGAGCGAACGCGGCGCGGGCAACTCCGCTCAGGATGTCGCCAACCGCGCCAACATGCAGCTCTTCGGGCTCAAGGACGCCACGACATTCGCGCTGTCGCCTCCGCCCATCGAAGGCTTCGGCACCTCCGGCGGCTTCTCCTTCCGCCTTCAGGATCGTAACGGCATCGGCCAGGCCGCCCTGTCCGCCGCCGCAGCCGAGCTGATGCAGAAGGCGGGCCAAAGCCCGATCCTCACCGGCATGCGCATCGAAGGCCTGCCCGATGCGGCTCAGGTCCTGCTGGTCATCGACCGCGAAAAGGCCAATACCTTCGGTGTTACTTTCGCGGATATCAACAACACCATCACCGCCAATCTCGGTTCGTCCTATATCAACGACTTCCCGAATTCCGGCCGCATGCAGCGCGTCATCGTGCAGGCGCAGGATCGGGACCGTCTTCAGGTCGAGGATTTGCTGAAACTGAACGTGCGCAACTCCAGCGGCGGCATGGTGCCGTTGAGCTCCTTTGCCATTGCGCAATGGCAGAAGGGTTCCCCGCAGGTGGTCGGCTATAACGGCTATCCGACGATCCGTATCGCCGGTGCTCCGGCACCCGGCAATTCCACCGGCGCGGCGATTACCGAAATGGAACGCATCGCCTCCGAACTGCCGGCAGGTATCGGTTACGAATGGACTGGACAGGCGCTCGAAGAAATCAAGTCGGGCTCGCAGGCGCCCTTCCTCTTCGGCCTCAGCATTCTCTTCGTCTTCCTGCTTCTCGCGGGTCTTTACGAAAGCTGGTCCATTCCGCTTGCCGTCATGCTCGTGGTCCCGCTTGGCGTCATTGGCTCCGTTATCGCGGTGACAGTGATGGGAATGCCCAACGACATCTACTTCAAGGTGGGCCTGATCGCGATCATCGGTCTTTCGGCCAAGAACGCCATCCTGATCGTGGAATTCGCCAAGGATTATTATGCCGAAGGCAAATCCCTGCTCGAATCCGCCGTGGAAGCAGCCCGCGTCCGCTTCCGCCCGATCATCATGACCTCGCTCGCCTTCACCCTCGGCGTCGTGCCGCTGGCCATCGCCACCGGCCCCAGCGCCGCCAGCCAGAACGCCATCGGTACCGGCGTTCTCGGCGGCATGATTTCGGCGACAATCCTCGCCGTCTTCTTCGTCCCCGCCTTCTTCGTCTTCGTGCTGAAGCTGATGCGGACGAAACGCCCGGTCACGGATGAGGACAAGGACGAAGCCGCCCCCGCTTCGCCCGCGCCCCACGCATCCTGA
- a CDS encoding efflux RND transporter periplasmic adaptor subunit, giving the protein MLSRKALPRLASLFLGGMIMLSGTSLHAQEGGPQMPPPAVGVLELKARSVPVVNELPGRVAATRVAEVRARVSGILLERVFEQGTLVQKDDVLYRIDPKLFKVRVESAQAALQRAQATQANARQQLERQKNLRERNVSTGIDYDTAAVNLAQADADVALQQAALDEAKINLDYTEVRAPITGIIGAALVTEGALVTADGTQNLALIQQIDPIYADFTQSAQDMLALKRAVEDGKLASPAPDQASVRLVFDDGTVYSDAGRLLFASASVDSTTGQVTLRAEFPNAGRNLLPGMYVRVRIEQAVRQNAITIPQRAVIRNAEGRPMVYIAKDDGTAEARPLELGQAVETEWVVEKGLTAGEKIIVDGAQKVQPGGKIKAEPWQPEKAAEAPADAPKQ; this is encoded by the coding sequence ATGCTTAGCAGAAAAGCTCTGCCACGGCTCGCAAGCCTGTTCCTTGGCGGCATGATCATGCTGTCTGGAACATCCCTGCACGCGCAGGAGGGAGGCCCGCAAATGCCGCCGCCCGCTGTCGGCGTTCTGGAATTGAAGGCGCGTTCGGTCCCTGTCGTCAACGAACTTCCGGGCCGCGTCGCGGCCACCCGCGTTGCCGAAGTGCGCGCCCGTGTTTCCGGCATTCTGCTGGAACGCGTCTTCGAGCAGGGAACGCTGGTTCAGAAGGACGATGTTCTCTATCGCATCGATCCGAAGCTCTTCAAGGTCCGTGTGGAAAGCGCGCAGGCCGCCCTTCAGCGCGCCCAGGCCACGCAGGCCAATGCCCGCCAGCAGCTGGAACGCCAGAAAAATCTTCGCGAGCGCAATGTCTCCACCGGCATCGATTACGATACCGCCGCCGTCAATCTGGCGCAGGCGGATGCCGATGTGGCGCTTCAGCAGGCGGCACTCGATGAGGCGAAGATCAATCTCGATTACACCGAGGTCCGCGCCCCCATCACCGGCATCATCGGTGCGGCACTGGTTACGGAAGGCGCGCTCGTAACCGCAGATGGCACGCAGAACCTTGCCCTGATCCAGCAGATCGACCCCATCTATGCCGATTTCACCCAGTCGGCGCAGGACATGCTGGCGCTGAAGCGCGCCGTGGAAGACGGCAAGCTCGCAAGCCCCGCGCCGGATCAGGCCAGCGTCCGCCTCGTCTTCGATGACGGTACCGTCTATTCGGATGCCGGTCGTCTGCTCTTTGCCAGCGCAAGCGTCGATTCCACCACCGGCCAGGTCACGCTTCGTGCGGAATTTCCCAACGCCGGGCGCAATCTTCTGCCCGGCATGTATGTCCGCGTGAGGATCGAGCAGGCCGTGCGCCAGAACGCCATCACCATTCCTCAGCGCGCCGTCATCCGCAACGCGGAAGGCCGCCCGATGGTCTATATCGCCAAGGACGACGGCACGGCGGAAGCCCGCCCGCTGGAACTCGGTCAGGCCGTGGAAACGGAATGGGTCGTGGAAAAGGGTCTGACCGCCGGTGAGAAGATCATCGTGGACGGCGCCCAGAAAGTTCAGCCCGGCGGCAAGATCAAAGCTGAGCCATGGCAGCCCGAAAAGGCCGCCGAGGCCCCAGCAGACGCGCCGAAGCAGTAA
- a CDS encoding TetR/AcrR family transcriptional regulator, with protein sequence MARTRKIRTDDILDAAERVVLREGAAGLSIDAVAQEAGVSKSRVVYDHKSKNGLLEALIERHICAEEERIEQAVQSHADTPHPQLFGRVSVAEEVPDDVDRAVCLAIAAAVSSDENVRQRMREWTERDITDMKAGARPRAALVAYLALTGFYCTEFFNFYHWEQGERHAVLDGIRDIYTSLSDEK encoded by the coding sequence ATGGCCAGAACCCGCAAGATCCGTACCGATGATATTCTCGATGCCGCCGAACGCGTTGTGTTGCGCGAGGGTGCGGCTGGCCTGTCCATCGACGCGGTGGCGCAGGAAGCGGGCGTCAGCAAATCGCGCGTGGTTTACGATCACAAGTCCAAGAACGGCCTTCTGGAAGCACTCATCGAGCGGCACATCTGCGCGGAAGAAGAGCGCATCGAGCAGGCGGTTCAATCGCATGCCGATACGCCGCACCCGCAATTGTTCGGGCGCGTCAGCGTGGCCGAAGAAGTGCCGGACGATGTGGACCGCGCCGTCTGCCTTGCCATTGCAGCCGCCGTGTCCAGCGATGAAAATGTGCGCCAGCGCATGCGCGAATGGACCGAGCGCGACATCACGGACATGAAGGCCGGTGCCCGGCCCCGGGCGGCACTCGTCGCCTATCTGGCGCTGACGGGCTTCTACTGCACTGAATTTTTCAATTTCTACCATTGGGAACAGGGCGAGCGACACGCCGTCCTCGATGGCATCAGAGACATCTACACTTCTTTATCCGACGAAAAATGA
- a CDS encoding amino acid ABC transporter ATP-binding protein, whose amino-acid sequence MIELSNIEKRFGDAVILKDISLNFPEGSVTALVGPSGGGKSTLLRCINLLEIPTEGTVQIGGDAVSFRSGQKVAWQDIQKIRRQTGMVFQNFQLFPHRTAIENVMEGLLVVQKWPLAKARERAMELLTKVGMAHKADAWPANLSGGQQQRVAIARALAPSPQVLLCDEPTSALDPELSAEVVEVLGQLAREGTTMVMATHDLRLASRIANLVVFLEAGKVVETGTSEAIFRAPEQERTRRFVSSINAAQTL is encoded by the coding sequence ATGATCGAACTGTCCAACATCGAAAAACGCTTCGGCGATGCCGTCATCCTCAAGGACATCTCGCTGAATTTCCCGGAAGGCAGCGTCACCGCGCTCGTCGGCCCATCCGGTGGTGGCAAGAGCACGCTGTTGCGCTGTATCAACCTGCTGGAAATCCCGACAGAAGGCACGGTGCAGATTGGCGGAGACGCGGTTTCCTTCCGCTCCGGCCAGAAAGTCGCGTGGCAGGATATCCAGAAAATCCGCCGCCAGACCGGCATGGTCTTCCAGAATTTTCAACTTTTTCCTCACAGAACGGCCATCGAGAACGTCATGGAAGGCCTGCTCGTCGTGCAGAAATGGCCGCTGGCCAAAGCGCGTGAGCGCGCCATGGAACTGCTGACGAAAGTCGGCATGGCGCATAAGGCAGATGCTTGGCCGGCCAATCTGTCCGGCGGTCAGCAGCAGCGCGTGGCGATTGCCCGTGCGCTTGCGCCCTCCCCGCAGGTGCTTTTGTGCGATGAGCCCACCTCGGCTCTGGACCCGGAACTGTCGGCGGAAGTGGTAGAGGTTCTCGGCCAGCTGGCGCGTGAGGGCACGACCATGGTCATGGCCACGCATGATCTTCGCCTTGCCTCTCGCATCGCCAATCTGGTGGTTTTTCTGGAAGCCGGGAAAGTGGTGGAAACAGGCACGTCGGAGGCGATTTTCCGCGCGCCGGAGCAGGAACGCACGCGCCGTTTCGTGTCCTCCATCAATGCTGCACAGACGCTTTGA